In one window of Rhodoglobus vestalii DNA:
- the pheA gene encoding prephenate dehydratase, translating into MTSTPNTAPANTTPASYSYLGPAGTFTEAALKQVPAAVGARWKSVNNVGEALDDVTTGRSIAAMIAIENSIEGGVSATQDALTTVPNLRIVGEYLVPVNFVLVTRPGVALAGVTVVNAHPVAYAQTRRWLDAHLPSHEHVPASSNVAAAATLLETKQADAAVAPPGITEHYDLDVVATEIGNNKNAVTRFVLVTSRTELPEPTGADKTSIIVELPDDAPGRLLEMLEQFAARGVNMSLIESRPIGDALGRYRFVIDLEGHIRDERVADALLGLKRFSPNVIFLGSYPRADKLATTVTPRYDNDVFVEARDWLRAITTSEPSAAASEPSATMNEASIPEQ; encoded by the coding sequence ATGACCTCGACGCCCAACACTGCCCCGGCCAATACAACCCCGGCCAGTTACAGTTATTTGGGGCCTGCGGGAACGTTTACAGAGGCGGCCCTTAAACAGGTTCCCGCTGCTGTGGGGGCGCGCTGGAAGAGTGTCAACAATGTGGGTGAAGCGCTCGATGATGTGACAACCGGTCGCAGCATTGCCGCGATGATTGCGATTGAGAACTCGATCGAGGGTGGCGTCAGCGCCACCCAGGATGCTCTCACCACCGTGCCCAATCTGCGCATTGTTGGCGAATATTTGGTGCCGGTGAACTTTGTTCTGGTCACTCGACCGGGAGTTGCCCTCGCAGGCGTGACGGTGGTGAACGCGCATCCGGTCGCCTACGCCCAGACGCGCCGCTGGCTCGACGCACACCTCCCGAGCCACGAACACGTACCGGCCAGCTCAAATGTTGCGGCTGCCGCAACCCTTCTCGAGACGAAGCAGGCGGATGCCGCTGTGGCCCCGCCCGGCATCACCGAGCACTACGATCTCGATGTTGTGGCAACCGAGATTGGCAACAATAAGAACGCGGTCACCCGTTTTGTTCTTGTCACTTCTCGCACCGAGCTGCCCGAGCCGACCGGCGCAGACAAGACGAGCATCATCGTCGAACTACCCGATGATGCCCCTGGTCGGCTCTTGGAGATGCTCGAACAGTTCGCCGCCCGCGGGGTGAACATGAGTCTTATTGAGTCGCGACCGATTGGTGACGCTCTGGGCCGCTACCGTTTCGTCATCGACTTGGAAGGTCACATCCGTGATGAGCGCGTGGCGGATGCACTGTTGGGGCTCAAGCGATTCAGCCCCAATGTGATCTTTCTCGGCAGTTACCCGCGCGCAGACAAACTGGCCACGACAGTCACGCCCCGCTACGACAACGACGTGTTCGTTGAGGCACGCGACTGGTTGCGGGCAATCACCACGAGCGAGCCTTCGGCTGCCGCGAGCGAGCCTTCGGCCACTATGAACGAGGCTTCGATACCCGAACAATAA